The Halanaerobium saccharolyticum subsp. saccharolyticum DSM 6643 genome contains a region encoding:
- the rpoC gene encoding DNA-directed RNA polymerase subunit beta', producing MLNVNNFDSMRIGVASAEQIREWSRGEVKKPETINYRTLKPEKDGLFCEKIFGPTKDYECHCGKYKRVRYKGVVCDRCGVEVTRSKVRRERMGHIELAAPCTHIWYFKGIPSRLGLIMDMSPRALEKVIYFVHYIVTDPGDTPLSEKQLLAESEYREAKSKYGNTFKAAMGAEAIQELLGRIDVEAEVNELKKEVKEASGQRRKRAVRRLEVMDGLLDSGLNPANLVLSAIPVIPPDLRPMVQLDGGRFATSDLNDLYRRVINRNNRLKRLLDLGAPEIIIRNEKRMLQESVDALIDNGRRGRPVTGAGNRPLKSLSDMLKGKQGRFRQNLLGKRVDYSGRSVIVVGPDLKMHQCGLPKKMALELFKPFVMRGLVEEGHAHNIKNAKRMVEDVDEAVWGILEEAIKDHPVLLNRAPTLHRLGIQAFEPVLVEGKAIKLHPLVCPAYNADFDGDQMAVHLPLSVEAQAESRLLMLATTNILNPSDGAPITIPTQDMVLGVFYLTTIKEDRKGAGKIFANANEAIKAYDTDRVHIQAPVKVRLDGEIIETSIGRVIFNEALPKEIPFFNVRIGKSGLGDLITDLYEEVGNDKTAETLDNIKEMGYDFATRSGISIAVSDAEIPPSKPEIVSKAEDEVHQIENHYRRGAITEDERYHKVVDIWNKAKDDVTDALLENLDESNNIYIMAISGARGNTSQISQLAGMRGLMADPSGRIIDVPIRSSFREGLDVLEYFLSTHGARKGLADTALRTADSGYLTRRLVDVSQDVIVREDDCGTEQGIHVEAIGPKGKNAVEPLSERCIGRYTAEEIVDPESGEVIVEKNTLIDRKKMDLIDSADIDRVKIRSNLTCEAQHGVCRKCYGRNLATGKLVDIGESIGIVAAQSIGEPGTQLTMRTFHTGGVAGDDITQGLPRVEELFEGRTPKGQAIMTEREGFVTIVEKKNSKRVVVENEDGKKKTYKIPYGSKMIVKDDDYVKSGDKLTEGPLDPNVLLKVKGEKAVQNYLLEEVQNVYRSQGVEINDKHIEVIVRQMMKKLKIVKPGDTDLLPGSLVNRYDYRKANEEAAANNNETAVAKPELLGITKASLATDSFLSAASFQETTRVLTEASLDGKVDPLLGLKENVIIGQLIPAGTGMNYYRDIDVVKEDGTMFGDLTDDLTEVD from the coding sequence TTGTTAAATGTGAATAATTTCGATTCAATGAGGATCGGAGTTGCTTCTGCAGAGCAGATACGTGAATGGTCCCGTGGAGAGGTTAAAAAACCGGAAACAATTAATTATAGAACTTTAAAGCCAGAAAAAGATGGCTTATTCTGTGAGAAAATTTTCGGGCCAACCAAGGATTATGAATGTCACTGTGGAAAGTATAAGCGGGTCCGTTATAAAGGTGTTGTGTGTGACCGCTGTGGAGTAGAGGTAACCAGATCCAAAGTGAGAAGAGAAAGAATGGGGCACATAGAATTGGCTGCACCATGCACACACATTTGGTATTTCAAAGGTATCCCCAGTCGTCTGGGTTTGATAATGGATATGTCACCAAGAGCTTTAGAAAAGGTAATTTACTTTGTACATTATATTGTAACCGATCCTGGTGATACACCATTAAGTGAAAAGCAACTGCTGGCAGAGAGTGAGTACAGGGAAGCCAAAAGCAAATATGGTAATACCTTTAAAGCTGCTATGGGAGCAGAAGCTATTCAGGAACTACTGGGAAGAATTGATGTTGAAGCTGAAGTTAATGAACTAAAAAAAGAAGTCAAAGAGGCGAGTGGGCAGCGCCGTAAAAGAGCTGTTCGTCGTTTGGAAGTTATGGATGGCCTTTTAGATTCAGGTTTAAACCCTGCTAATCTTGTCTTGAGTGCTATTCCAGTTATTCCACCTGACTTAAGACCAATGGTTCAGCTTGATGGAGGTCGTTTTGCTACCTCTGACTTAAATGACTTATATAGAAGAGTTATTAATCGTAATAATAGATTGAAAAGATTACTAGATCTTGGGGCACCCGAAATCATTATTCGTAATGAGAAAAGAATGCTTCAGGAATCAGTTGATGCTTTAATTGATAATGGACGCCGCGGAAGACCGGTTACTGGGGCTGGAAACAGACCGCTTAAATCTTTAAGTGATATGCTTAAAGGAAAACAGGGTCGTTTCCGTCAAAACTTATTAGGTAAGCGTGTTGACTATTCTGGACGTTCAGTTATTGTTGTTGGTCCAGATCTTAAAATGCATCAGTGTGGTCTGCCAAAAAAGATGGCATTAGAACTCTTTAAACCATTTGTTATGAGGGGCCTTGTTGAAGAAGGACATGCTCATAATATTAAAAATGCTAAGCGAATGGTTGAAGATGTTGATGAAGCAGTTTGGGGGATTTTAGAAGAAGCTATTAAAGATCATCCAGTACTTCTAAACCGTGCGCCAACACTTCATAGACTTGGTATTCAGGCTTTTGAGCCGGTATTAGTAGAGGGTAAAGCTATCAAGCTGCATCCATTAGTTTGTCCTGCATATAATGCGGACTTTGATGGTGATCAGATGGCTGTCCACTTACCTTTATCTGTAGAAGCTCAGGCAGAGTCTCGTTTATTGATGCTGGCAACTACAAATATTTTGAATCCATCTGATGGAGCGCCAATTACTATACCAACTCAGGATATGGTTTTGGGAGTCTTTTACTTAACAACTATTAAAGAAGATCGTAAAGGTGCTGGAAAAATATTTGCTAATGCTAATGAAGCAATTAAAGCTTATGACACAGATCGTGTTCATATTCAGGCGCCAGTAAAAGTTAGATTAGATGGAGAAATTATTGAGACATCAATTGGTAGAGTTATCTTTAATGAAGCTTTACCAAAAGAAATTCCATTTTTTAATGTTCGTATCGGCAAAAGCGGTCTTGGAGATTTAATTACTGATCTTTACGAAGAAGTTGGTAATGATAAGACTGCTGAAACACTTGATAACATTAAAGAAATGGGTTATGATTTTGCAACTAGATCAGGTATTTCTATTGCTGTTAGTGATGCTGAAATACCACCATCTAAGCCAGAAATTGTTTCTAAGGCAGAAGATGAAGTACACCAAATTGAAAACCATTATCGCCGAGGCGCAATTACTGAAGATGAAAGATATCATAAAGTTGTTGATATTTGGAACAAAGCAAAAGATGATGTTACAGATGCACTTTTAGAAAACCTTGATGAAAGTAACAATATTTACATCATGGCTATCTCTGGTGCTCGAGGTAATACATCTCAGATTTCTCAGCTTGCTGGTATGCGTGGCTTGATGGCAGATCCATCTGGTCGAATTATTGATGTTCCAATTCGTTCCAGTTTCCGTGAAGGTCTGGATGTATTGGAGTATTTCCTATCTACTCATGGTGCTCGTAAGGGTCTGGCAGATACTGCTTTAAGAACTGCTGACTCTGGATATCTTACAAGACGTCTAGTTGATGTATCACAGGATGTTATTGTTAGAGAAGATGATTGTGGTACAGAACAGGGCATTCATGTTGAAGCAATTGGGCCAAAAGGAAAAAATGCTGTTGAACCATTATCAGAAAGATGTATTGGTCGTTATACCGCTGAAGAGATTGTAGATCCAGAAAGCGGAGAAGTTATTGTTGAAAAGAATACTCTAATTGATAGAAAGAAAATGGATCTGATCGACTCAGCTGATATTGATAGAGTTAAAATAAGATCTAATTTAACCTGTGAAGCGCAACATGGAGTTTGCCGTAAGTGCTATGGTCGTAACCTGGCAACAGGTAAACTTGTAGATATTGGAGAATCAATTGGTATAGTTGCAGCGCAGTCAATTGGTGAGCCTGGTACACAGCTTACTATGCGTACTTTCCATACCGGTGGTGTTGCTGGAGATGATATCACCCAGGGTCTACCTAGAGTAGAAGAGTTATTTGAGGGTAGAACACCAAAAGGTCAGGCAATAATGACTGAAAGAGAAGGTTTTGTAACTATAGTTGAAAAGAAAAACTCCAAACGAGTTGTAGTAGAAAATGAAGATGGTAAAAAGAAAACTTACAAGATTCCGTATGGATCTAAAATGATAGTAAAAGATGATGATTATGTTAAATCTGGTGATAAGCTGACTGAAGGTCCGCTTGATCCAAATGTACTGCTTAAGGTTAAAGGTGAAAAAGCTGTACAAAACTATCTTTTAGAAGAAGTTCAGAATGTTTACCGTTCACAGGGTGTTGAGATTAATGATAAACACATTGAGGTAATAGTTCGCCAGATGATGAAGAAGTTAAAAATTGTTAAGCCGGGTGATACTGATTTACTCCCTGGAAGTTTAGTTAATAGATATGATTATCGTAAAGCTAACGAGGAAGCTGCAGCGAACAATAATGAAACTGCTGTTGCTAAACCAGAATTACTTGGTATCACAAAAGCTTCACTGGCTACAGATTCTTTCTTATCTGCAGCATCATTCCAGGAAACAACAAGAGTGCTGACTGAAGCTTCTCTTGATGGAAAAGTTGATCCGTTATTGGGCTTAAAGGAAAATGTAATTATCGGTCAGCTAATTCCAGCAGGTACAGGAATGAACTATTACAGAGATATTGATGTAGTAAAAGAAGATGGAACTATGTTTGGAGATTTAACAGACGATCTAACTGAAGTTGATTAA
- a CDS encoding ribosomal L7Ae/L30e/S12e/Gadd45 family protein, translating into MLSDKCSAKLLVGSKQTLKAIANNQVKQIFLAKDIDQPLKKEILKAVNDNNIPFEIVESKNELGRICGIDVSAASAALLK; encoded by the coding sequence ATGCTAAGCGATAAATGCAGTGCTAAGCTGCTTGTTGGCAGTAAGCAGACTTTAAAAGCTATAGCAAACAATCAAGTAAAACAAATATTTTTAGCTAAAGATATTGACCAGCCTTTAAAAAAAGAAATACTTAAGGCTGTTAATGATAATAATATTCCTTTTGAGATTGTAGAAAGCAAAAATGAATTGGGTAGAATTTGTGGGATAGATGTTTCTGCAGCTTCTGCAGCTCTATTGAAATAA
- the rpsL gene encoding 30S ribosomal protein S12 has protein sequence MPTISQLIRKGREKTKKKTSAPALEGSPQKRGVCTRVYTATPKKPNSALRKVARVRLTNGKEVTAYIPGIGHNLQEHSVVLVRGGRVKDLPGVRYHIVRGALDTAGVEDRKQGRSKYGVKKPK, from the coding sequence ATGCCGACTATTAGTCAGTTGATTCGTAAAGGACGAGAAAAGACTAAAAAGAAAACTTCTGCTCCTGCTTTGGAGGGTTCTCCACAGAAAAGGGGTGTCTGTACTAGAGTATATACTGCTACTCCTAAAAAGCCGAACTCAGCTTTAAGAAAAGTAGCTCGTGTACGTTTAACTAATGGAAAAGAGGTAACAGCCTATATTCCAGGAATTGGACATAATTTACAGGAACACTCTGTTGTGTTAGTAAGAGGTGGAAGAGTTAAAGATTTACCAGGTGTTAGATATCATATTGTTAGAGGAGCACTCGATACAGCTGGTGTTGAAGACAGAAAACAGGGACGTTCCAAGTATGGTGTAAAAAAACCTAAATAA